Proteins found in one Candidatus Margulisiibacteriota bacterium genomic segment:
- the larC gene encoding nickel pincer cofactor biosynthesis protein LarC translates to MKIAYFDCSSGLAGNMVQGALLDAGLDFNSLIKELKKLTLKAYSLKLKAIKKHHINGAYFEVINNEQHHRSLADILRLINKSKLSKTVKALSVKIFCRLAGAEAKVHGVPINKIHFHEVGAVDAIIDIVGTAIAIEKLGIEAIYASPIPHGHGFIKHAHGILPNPAPATAELLKGIPTYGIDIEGEIVTPTGAAIISALTSGFGPAPKMAVERIGNGAGGKPFPTLGMLRVFIGEAKLPTENDTILQLETNIDDMEVKTLNKAIAALMKAGALDAFIEPILMKKERTASKLTVLCRPEDKDRQLELVYKLTTTLGVRVFLASREVLRRKFIKVKTKYGKVKVKLGLLAGQVITAAPEYEDLKKLAGKHRVPLTVIDKAVKTTFRPPSAD, encoded by the coding sequence ATGAAGATCGCTTATTTCGACTGCTCTTCCGGCCTCGCCGGCAATATGGTGCAGGGGGCATTGCTTGATGCCGGGTTAGATTTCAACTCGTTAATAAAAGAATTAAAAAAGCTGACGCTCAAAGCTTACAGCTTAAAGCTTAAAGCCATTAAAAAACACCATATCAATGGGGCTTATTTCGAAGTCATAAACAACGAACAACACCACCGTAGTCTCGCCGACATCCTTAGGCTCATCAATAAAAGCAAGTTATCGAAAACGGTCAAAGCCCTTAGCGTAAAAATCTTCTGCCGTTTAGCCGGGGCGGAAGCAAAAGTCCATGGCGTACCGATCAATAAAATTCACTTCCATGAGGTTGGCGCGGTCGACGCGATTATCGACATTGTCGGCACGGCGATCGCCATCGAAAAGTTGGGGATCGAAGCAATTTACGCCTCCCCTATTCCGCACGGTCACGGTTTTATTAAACACGCGCACGGTATTTTACCAAACCCGGCCCCCGCGACAGCGGAACTGCTTAAAGGGATCCCAACTTACGGAATCGACATCGAAGGCGAGATCGTCACCCCGACCGGCGCGGCGATTATCAGTGCTCTAACCAGCGGCTTTGGCCCGGCCCCCAAAATGGCGGTCGAACGGATCGGCAACGGCGCCGGAGGAAAGCCCTTCCCCACCCTGGGAATGCTTCGGGTTTTTATTGGGGAAGCAAAGTTACCGACCGAAAACGATACGATCCTTCAGCTGGAAACGAATATTGACGACATGGAAGTAAAAACCTTGAACAAAGCGATCGCCGCTTTGATGAAGGCAGGCGCGCTCGATGCCTTTATCGAACCAATTCTGATGAAAAAAGAACGGACCGCCAGTAAACTAACCGTTCTTTGCCGGCCGGAAGATAAAGACCGGCAATTAGAATTGGTTTATAAACTGACGACAACCCTTGGGGTCAGGGTCTTTCTGGCCAGCCGGGAAGTTTTACGGCGGAAATTTATTAAAGTTAAAACAAAGTATGGGAAAGTAAAGGTTAAATTGGGCTTGCTAGCCGGCCAGGTAATTACCGCCGCGCCGGAATACGAAGACCTAAAGAAGTTAGCCGGAAAACACCGGGTGCCGTTAACCGTTATCGATAAAGCAGTTAAAACAACTTTCCGTCCGCCTTCGGCGGATTAG